In Lysinibacillus sp. 2017, the DNA window CCACCTCGATTGAAGCTGTGTATGCTTCCGCTCTAAACCTGATAACGGCAGGGAACCGTCCACTAACTATGCGCTAGTAGCTTTCATAAGGCCCATTCACATTTCACCTTTGACGCATTTTCACCAACCATGCGCTCTCTAAACAAACGAAAAATGCTACTCTTCTTAGTCATTAATTTTTCTCAGCTCAATCTCAGCTCCACTTTGCTACAACGGTGGTCACGCTCCCGCAACCTGCTACCGTATAACGAACAAATTGAATAATCCTATTCTAAACACGCACGACCTAAATGTCAAACAATTCTAAAAACGGTTTAGTGTATAAAAAAACCAACTAACAAATGGCTAGTTGGTTGAAATCATCTATTAGATTAATTTTTTGAAATGTAATCGTTTATTTAACGCATGCATTATTGGTGCACTAATAGCAAGTACAACAAATTCGCCGAATGCAACAAATGCCCATGTTTCCCAGAACGGGAACTCTAATACAATGTTGAGCTGTGCTGCGATGATGAACATCGTAAACGTAAATAACAATGTATTAATAATTAAGCGTGCCCAAATATTTTTTACAAATTTACAAATGAAAATTAAGATCCCCAATGTAATGATTGTATGTCCTACGCCAAAAATCAAATCGATTGGACCAATTGAAGACAGTAGGAAATTCGAAATAAAAACACCAATCACAACACCTAGCATATAGCGTGGGTTAAAGACGATTAAATGGTTGAATAGCTCGGCAATACGGAATTGTACTTGACCAAAGCTAATCGGAGCAACAAGCATTGTTACAGCAATATATAATGCTGCAATAATGGCACTCGTTGCCATAAATTTTACTTTCACATTCAGTTCCTCCTAGTTTTTTTACGTGGGATGGTTACGAACCACGTGAAGCAACTGCAATCATAGCAAGTTTGATCATTATTGTAAATAGTAACACGAAAAAATAAATCATTAATAAAAAAATAATTATGACGAAAATAATACTATTTATGACTAGATATTGTAAGTAATTGCTTTAAATATTGTCAATTTTTAATATATACAGAAAAGTATTTGGGGGAACTAAGATGAATATTGTAGAAGCATTAGCAATGTCAGCACCGTATATCCATATGGCGCTAAAAGACGAAGCAATCGTAGCAGTTGTGGATAAAGAGACTGAAACCGTTATAAAATATTTAGCAGGTAAACGTGTTGATTCAGGCTATAAAGATGGCGAAAAGATCAATCCGAATGATTCAAATGTCTTTATTGCATTTCGTGGACAAAATGCCGATGTAATCATCCCAGAAGATGTATACGGGGTAGCGATCAATGCATTTTCATTTCCAATTCGAGACAATGGAAAAGTTGTCGGCGCATTAGCATTTGGCTTGCCAATCGATAACGAAGTCCAAATGGAAACTTATATGGAAAGTATTGAACATATTGTTATGAACCTACAAGATAACGTTCACACATTGGCATCACATTCAGAAGAATTAGCGGCAACAAGTGAAGAAATAGACAAACAAACGCAAGTTGCATTAGAAGACGCAGAAAAATCAAATGCCGTAACGTCATTAATTAAAGGGATTTCACGTCAAACGAATTTACTTGGATTAAATGCATCGATCGAAGCAGCACGTGCAGGCCAACAAGGTGCAGGATTCAACATCGTTGCACAAGAAGTACGTAAGCTGTCATTTGAAACATCTACCGCAACAGAAAATATTGAATCATCGCTTCAAAATATTAATATGAACTTAACAAATTTAAAGCAAAACATGGGGCAAATTAACTCTGCATCTAACGAACAAGCGCAGTTAATTCAAAATTTCAGTGAAGTCATCGAAGAATTAAGTGACTTAAGTAAAGAAATGAAAGAGTTTATGCATAAAGCATTGAAATAGAATGGGAATCGACGTAGTTAGATTAATTTCTAGCTGCGTTTTTTTGTGGAATTATAAAAATCATTCAAAAAAGTGTCACAATATGAAAATGATAAGAATATAAAGTTATTATAAGGAGTTTAGTGATTTAAAGCGCTAAATTAGTAAGGGAGATAAAAATTATCTAACTATTGATTTCTGAACATTCTAAATGTTATTGACTATCTGAAAACTTAAATGTAATATATCTTTAATTCACACTTCATCGAGATGAAGTTCGTCGCTTTAAAGCGACAGAGAAAAAATAGGGGGACAATACTTTATGAAACGTAAATTAATGAAGCTATCATTCTTATTATTCGGGCTTTTATTATTATTAACAGCTTGTGGTGGCGAAGATGATGCAACATCTTCTAGCGCATCAACGAATAGTGACGGGGGAGAAGCAACTCAAACAGAAGAAACGAAAACGTTTAAAATTGGTACAACACAAATTATGGAGCACCCATCATTAGATTCAGCAAAAGAAGGCTTTAAAAAGGCAATTGAAGATGCGGGTATTAAAGCAGAGTACGTAGATAACTCTGCAAATGGTGATAATAGTGCAAACATGACAATTGCACAACAATTAGTAAGTAAAAACGTAGATTTAATTTTTGCCAATTCAACACCATCAGCACAAGCTGCTAAAGGTACGACAACTGATATTCCAGTCATCTTTACATCCGTAACAGATGCGGTCGGTGCAGAGTTAATCGATTCTATGGCGTCACCAGGTGGAAACGTAACAGGAACGATAGATTTACATCCAGAAACAATGCCAAAAACAATGGCGTTCTTAAAAGAATTAGGTGCTAAAAATGTAGGGATGGTTTATAACGCAGGAGAGCAAAACTCAGTAGCTCAAGTTTCAACTGCAAAAGAATTAGCAGCAAAAGAAGGAATTACAATTGTGGAAGCTTCGGCATCAACATCAGCTGAAGTAAAGCAAGCTACAGAATCGTTATTAGGTAAAGTAGATGCATTTTACATCATTACAGATAACACAGTTGTCACAGCGTTAGAATCAGTAATCGATGTGGCAAATGCAAACAAGTTACCATTAATCGTTGGGGAAATAGACTCTGTAGAACGTGGCGGTTTGGCAGCTTACGGCTTCGATTACTATGATATCGGCTATGAAGCAGGTCAAATGGCAGCGCAGATTTTAATAGAAGGAAAATCACCTTCAGAAATTCCAGCTGCTTTCCCAGCAAACTTAAAATTAGTCATTAATAAAGCAGTTGCAGAAAACTTAGGTATAGAAATTAAATCTGAGTGGGGCGCAGAAGTACAATAATTTGTTCATTCTATGCCAAAGCATAATGGATAAAAGTTTAGGAGATGGTTCAAGATGTTTACAGCTTTGTTTGGTTCGGTAGAGCAAGGAATCATCTATGCAATTATGGCGCTCGGGGTGTATTTAACATTCCGAGTGTTAGATTTTCCGGATTTAACCGTTGATGGCAGCTTTGTAACGGGTGCAGCAACAGCAGCGACAATGATCGTGCTCGGCTATAACCCAATACTAGCGACATTGGTAGCAACAGTTGCTGGATTTATTGCTGGATGTATGACAGGCATTTTACACACAAAAGGGAAAATTAATCCGCTACTTTCGGGGATTTTAATGATGATTGCACTTTATTCCATCAACCTTCGTATTATGGGGATTACTTCTGATACAGGTGTAACACGTCCCAATATTCCATTATTAAATACAGATACGGTGTTCTCTATGTTCGGTAGCTTCTGGTCAAATCTTGGCATTGACAGTGTATTTTCAAATGTCTTAACAGCAATGGGTCTAAAATCGGTTCCATCAACATGGGGCATTTTAATTTTGATGTTAATCGTTACATTTATTATTAAATTAATCGTGGACTGGTTCTTGAAAACAGAAGTGG includes these proteins:
- a CDS encoding methyl-accepting chemotaxis protein; this encodes MNIVEALAMSAPYIHMALKDEAIVAVVDKETETVIKYLAGKRVDSGYKDGEKINPNDSNVFIAFRGQNADVIIPEDVYGVAINAFSFPIRDNGKVVGALAFGLPIDNEVQMETYMESIEHIVMNLQDNVHTLASHSEELAATSEEIDKQTQVALEDAEKSNAVTSLIKGISRQTNLLGLNASIEAARAGQQGAGFNIVAQEVRKLSFETSTATENIESSLQNINMNLTNLKQNMGQINSASNEQAQLIQNFSEVIEELSDLSKEMKEFMHKALK
- a CDS encoding ABC transporter substrate-binding protein — translated: MKRKLMKLSFLLFGLLLLLTACGGEDDATSSSASTNSDGGEATQTEETKTFKIGTTQIMEHPSLDSAKEGFKKAIEDAGIKAEYVDNSANGDNSANMTIAQQLVSKNVDLIFANSTPSAQAAKGTTTDIPVIFTSVTDAVGAELIDSMASPGGNVTGTIDLHPETMPKTMAFLKELGAKNVGMVYNAGEQNSVAQVSTAKELAAKEGITIVEASASTSAEVKQATESLLGKVDAFYIITDNTVVTALESVIDVANANKLPLIVGEIDSVERGGLAAYGFDYYDIGYEAGQMAAQILIEGKSPSEIPAAFPANLKLVINKAVAENLGIEIKSEWGAEVQ
- a CDS encoding QueT transporter family protein, with amino-acid sequence MKVKFMATSAIIAALYIAVTMLVAPISFGQVQFRIAELFNHLIVFNPRYMLGVVIGVFISNFLLSSIGPIDLIFGVGHTIITLGILIFICKFVKNIWARLIINTLLFTFTMFIIAAQLNIVLEFPFWETWAFVAFGEFVVLAISAPIMHALNKRLHFKKLI
- a CDS encoding ABC transporter permease — translated: MFTALFGSVEQGIIYAIMALGVYLTFRVLDFPDLTVDGSFVTGAATAATMIVLGYNPILATLVATVAGFIAGCMTGILHTKGKINPLLSGILMMIALYSINLRIMGITSDTGVTRPNIPLLNTDTVFSMFGSFWSNLGIDSVFSNVLTAMGLKSVPSTWGILILMLIVTFIIKLIVDWFLKTEVGLAIRATGDNKRMIRSFSANTDSLIILGLGISNAMVALAGALIAQYTKFADVGLGIGMIVVGLASVIIGEAIFGTKSIVRTTFAVVAGAIVYRLIYALALRVGWLDTGDMKLITAIIVILALVIPQLLNKQKERKRKAKRLEERRTAQQMKQLEIEQGGKSLA